One segment of Fuscovulum ytuae DNA contains the following:
- a CDS encoding ABC transporter ATP-binding protein: MKDTLTAGAPVIEAKGLNLTFQTGDGPVHALKDVNLTVNRGDFVSFIGPSGCGKTTFLRCVAALEQPTGGSLTVNGMTPDEARRKRAYGYVFQAAGLYPWRTIAGNIRLPLEIMGFDRAEQDRRVERVLDLVELSGFGKKFPWQLSGGMQQRASIARALAFDADILLMDEPFGALDEIVRDRLNEELLKLWASTGKTIGFVTHSIPEAVYLSTKIVVMSPRPGRITDVIDSPLPKERPLDIRDSRAFIEIAHRVRDGLRAGHGDEV, encoded by the coding sequence ATGAAGGATACGTTGACCGCAGGCGCGCCGGTGATCGAGGCGAAAGGGCTTAACCTGACCTTCCAGACGGGGGACGGGCCGGTGCATGCGTTGAAGGATGTGAACCTGACGGTGAACCGGGGGGATTTCGTGTCCTTTATCGGGCCGTCGGGCTGTGGCAAGACGACCTTCCTGCGCTGTGTGGCGGCGTTGGAACAACCGACTGGCGGCAGTCTCACGGTGAATGGGATGACGCCGGACGAGGCGCGCCGGAAGCGGGCCTATGGCTATGTGTTTCAGGCGGCGGGGCTGTATCCATGGCGGACGATTGCGGGCAATATCCGGCTGCCCTTGGAGATCATGGGGTTTGACCGCGCCGAGCAGGACCGCCGGGTGGAGCGGGTGTTGGATCTGGTGGAACTGTCGGGGTTCGGGAAAAAATTCCCTTGGCAGCTTTCGGGCGGGATGCAGCAGCGGGCGTCGATCGCGCGGGCCTTGGCCTTTGATGCGGATATCCTGCTGATGGACGAGCCGTTCGGTGCGCTGGACGAGATCGTGCGCGACCGTCTGAACGAGGAATTGCTGAAGCTTTGGGCGTCGACGGGCAAGACCATCGGCTTTGTCACCCATTCGATCCCCGAGGCCGTGTATCTGTCGACGAAGATCGTGGTGATGAGTCCGCGACCGGGGCGGATCACGGATGTGATCGACAGCCCCCTGCCGAAAGAGCGGCCTTTGGACATCCGCGACTCACGCGCGTTCATTGAGATTGCCCATCGGGTGCGTGATGGACTGAGGGCGGGGCATGGCGATGAGGTCTGA
- a CDS encoding ABC transporter permease, whose product MKDKALPVLAVLGIILVIWYLGTVWMNSAWVYDQAGREGRVVGFGELVTATMALDRPMLPAPHQVAVALWDGITGQAVTSKRSLVYHGWVTLEATLSGFLMGILLGVSLAIGIVYFRVLEMTVMPWAVISQTIPIVALAPMIVVLSNTLSLGEMLGLENRLVSKTIISAYLSFFPVLVGMVKGLRSPDAMQLDQLATWNASGWQSFRYLRLPASMPYFFASLKVAIAAALVGAIVGELPTGAVEGLGARMLVASQFGQPLLMWASLFAAALVAGLLILAVGAVQRAADRAMGVRP is encoded by the coding sequence ATGAAGGACAAGGCACTGCCCGTTTTGGCCGTTTTGGGGATCATCCTTGTGATCTGGTATCTCGGCACTGTGTGGATGAATTCGGCCTGGGTCTATGATCAGGCCGGGCGCGAGGGGCGTGTGGTGGGCTTTGGCGAATTGGTCACGGCGACCATGGCCTTGGATCGCCCCATGCTGCCCGCGCCGCATCAGGTGGCGGTGGCGCTGTGGGACGGGATCACGGGGCAGGCAGTGACATCGAAGCGCAGCCTTGTCTATCACGGCTGGGTCACGTTGGAGGCGACGCTGTCGGGCTTTCTGATGGGTATCTTGCTGGGCGTCAGCTTGGCCATCGGGATCGTCTATTTCCGGGTGCTGGAGATGACGGTGATGCCCTGGGCGGTGATCAGCCAGACGATCCCCATCGTGGCGCTGGCCCCGATGATCGTGGTTCTGTCGAATACGCTGTCCTTGGGCGAGATGCTGGGGCTGGAGAACCGGCTGGTATCGAAGACCATCATCAGCGCCTATCTGAGCTTTTTCCCCGTGCTGGTGGGCATGGTGAAAGGGTTGCGCAGCCCGGATGCGATGCAACTTGACCAGCTTGCCACGTGGAATGCGAGCGGGTGGCAGAGTTTCCGTTATTTGCGGCTGCCTGCGTCGATGCCCTATTTCTTTGCCTCGCTGAAAGTGGCCATCGCGGCGGCACTGGTGGGTGCAATCGTGGGCGAATTGCCAACCGGCGCGGTGGAGGGCCTTGGCGCGCGGATGCTCGTGGCGAGCCAGTTCGGGCAGCCGCTGCTGATGTGGGCGTCGCTTTTCGCGGCGGCTTTGGTGGCGGGGCTGTTGATCCTTGCCGTGGGCGCCGTGCAGCGGGCCGCGGATCGGGCGATGGGGGTGCGGCCATGA
- a CDS encoding ABC transporter permease, whose protein sequence is MSGLGIAIVFWLAAWGANVWIARHARGRLAALVPPVLFGVAVLVLWEGAVRAFAVPEVILPAPSVVAGAIGGNLGLLWGDFVQTIVKGAFSGYAMGCGAALVVAVLVDRSPMLTRGLLPVGNFVAALPIVGVAPIMVTWFGFGWQSKAAVVFAMVFFPVLVNAVAGLGAAERMHRDLMRTYGSGYWTTLFKLRLPAAMPFIFNGLKIATTLAVIGAIVAEFFGSPTRGMGFRISTAVGSLALPMVWAQIFVAALAGTLFYGFVALVEAKVTFWHPSQRMRG, encoded by the coding sequence ATGAGCGGGCTTGGCATCGCCATTGTCTTCTGGCTCGCGGCTTGGGGCGCGAATGTCTGGATCGCGCGGCATGCGCGGGGGCGGCTGGCGGCTCTTGTGCCGCCGGTTCTGTTCGGGGTTGCGGTTCTGGTGCTGTGGGAAGGGGCGGTGCGTGCCTTTGCGGTGCCAGAGGTGATCTTGCCTGCGCCTTCGGTGGTGGCGGGGGCGATTGGGGGCAATCTGGGCCTTTTGTGGGGGGACTTTGTCCAGACCATCGTGAAGGGGGCCTTTTCGGGCTATGCGATGGGCTGCGGCGCGGCGCTGGTGGTGGCGGTGTTGGTGGACCGGTCGCCGATGTTGACGCGGGGATTGCTGCCGGTGGGGAATTTCGTCGCGGCCCTGCCCATCGTGGGGGTGGCCCCCATCATGGTGACGTGGTTCGGGTTCGGCTGGCAGTCAAAGGCGGCGGTGGTCTTTGCGATGGTGTTCTTCCCTGTCCTTGTCAACGCCGTGGCGGGGCTTGGCGCGGCGGAGCGGATGCATCGCGACCTGATGCGCACCTATGGCTCGGGCTATTGGACGACGCTTTTCAAGCTGCGCCTTCCTGCGGCCATGCCCTTCATCTTTAACGGGTTGAAGATTGCCACAACCCTTGCGGTTATCGGGGCGATTGTTGCGGAATTCTTCGGCTCTCCGACGCGGGGGATGGGGTTCCGCATCTCGACCGCGGTGGGATCGCTTGCGCTGCCCATGGTCTGGGCGCAGATTTTCGTGGCAGCCCTTGCTGGCACGCTTTTTTACGGTTTCGTGGCATTGGTCGAGGCCAAGGTCACGTTCTGGCACCCCTCCCAGAGAATGCGGGGATGA
- a CDS encoding ABC transporter substrate-binding protein: MKGLVTGALMALMAAGAASAQDQVKLQLKWVTQAQFAGYYVAEAKGFFDEENLDVTILPGGPDIAPEQVIAGGGADVITTWMPAALAARERGVPLVNIAQPFKNQGLSFVCRKDAGVESTADFPGKTLGVWFFGNEYPFYAWMAKLGLATDGSEGGVTVLKQAFDVEALLNGQAACISVMTYNEYGQVLDAGLTPDQLTFFSYGEQGVKVMEDGLYVLESALADPAFEDKMVRFVRASMKGWKYAEANPAEAAQIVVDADQTGLQTLEHQTYMMGEVAKLTAGSNGALDPADFNATVEALLAAVSPENPAITKAPDAGAFTTAITDKALQ; encoded by the coding sequence ATGAAGGGTTTGGTGACGGGCGCGCTTATGGCGCTTATGGCGGCGGGGGCGGCTTCGGCGCAGGATCAGGTGAAGCTGCAACTGAAATGGGTCACGCAGGCGCAATTCGCGGGCTATTACGTGGCCGAGGCGAAGGGGTTCTTTGACGAAGAGAACCTTGACGTGACGATCCTTCCGGGTGGCCCCGATATCGCGCCGGAACAGGTGATCGCGGGTGGTGGTGCGGATGTCATTACCACATGGATGCCCGCGGCGCTGGCCGCGCGGGAGCGCGGGGTGCCGCTGGTCAATATCGCGCAGCCGTTCAAGAATCAGGGTCTGTCCTTCGTTTGCCGCAAGGATGCGGGCGTGGAATCGACCGCCGATTTCCCGGGCAAGACGCTGGGCGTTTGGTTCTTTGGCAATGAATATCCCTTCTATGCGTGGATGGCGAAGCTGGGCCTTGCCACCGATGGCAGCGAAGGCGGCGTGACTGTTCTGAAGCAGGCCTTCGATGTGGAAGCGCTGCTGAATGGGCAGGCGGCCTGCATCAGCGTGATGACCTATAACGAATATGGTCAGGTGCTGGATGCCGGGCTGACGCCGGATCAGCTGACGTTCTTCTCCTATGGGGAGCAGGGCGTGAAGGTGATGGAAGATGGCCTGTATGTTCTGGAATCGGCGCTGGCCGATCCGGCCTTTGAAGACAAGATGGTGCGGTTTGTCCGTGCCAGCATGAAGGGCTGGAAATATGCCGAGGCGAACCCGGCAGAGGCCGCGCAAATCGTGGTGGATGCCGATCAGACGGGCCTCCAGACGCTGGAGCATCAGACCTACATGATGGGTGAGGTGGCCAAGCTGACCGCAGGGTCGAACGGGGCGCTTGACCCGGCCGATTTCAACGCGACGGTCGAGGCGTTGCTGGCGGCGGTGAGCCCGGAAAACCCGGCCATCACCAAGGCACCGGATGCTGGTGCCTTTACCACGGCGATCACGGATAAGGCGCTGCAGTAA
- a CDS encoding helix-turn-helix transcriptional regulator — MARAALTGTRLRERRLALGLRQADVAAAVGVSAPYLNLIEHNRRRVSPLLLESLADHLGVAAEALEDGAEGAQIEELRAAATALPGSGAELDRAEEFAGRFPGWAALARGLARRAAGLERAVEALNDRMTHDPHLSDSLHEVLSAVASVRSTAAILAETEDIEPEWRMRFLKNLHGDSERLALGAEALVAFLDGSDRAEAQVMIAPQEEVEAWLAARGWHLAELEPGGPGSAVLEGEVAGLASVAARRLARDWMQVMARDAARVPLEALETEADPVRLAAALGVEVTVVLRRMALSPGSEAGLALCDASGALVLRKPAEGFAFPRFGSACPLWPLYAALGRTGSPVVADLVVAGRGGRRFRAIAHCAIRHPEGLGGVELREAAMLVQPLRGSVALVGDMAGAQVVGSSCRVCARGDCPARREPSILTDASMG, encoded by the coding sequence ATGGCACGGGCGGCGCTGACAGGGACGCGATTGCGCGAGAGGCGCTTGGCGCTGGGGTTGCGGCAGGCAGATGTGGCCGCGGCGGTTGGTGTATCGGCGCCTTATCTGAACCTGATCGAACATAACCGTCGCCGGGTTTCGCCCCTGCTGCTGGAGTCTTTGGCGGATCATCTGGGGGTCGCGGCTGAGGCTTTGGAGGATGGAGCCGAGGGCGCGCAGATCGAGGAATTACGCGCCGCCGCCACCGCATTGCCGGGCAGCGGGGCAGAACTGGACCGGGCCGAGGAATTTGCTGGTCGCTTTCCTGGTTGGGCTGCGCTGGCGCGGGGTTTGGCGCGGCGGGCGGCGGGGCTGGAGCGGGCGGTCGAGGCGTTGAATGACCGGATGACGCATGACCCGCATCTGTCGGATTCGCTTCATGAGGTATTGTCGGCGGTGGCTTCGGTTCGGTCGACGGCTGCCATTCTGGCAGAGACGGAGGATATTGAGCCGGAATGGCGGATGCGGTTTCTAAAGAACCTGCATGGCGATAGCGAGCGGTTGGCGCTGGGGGCCGAAGCGCTTGTCGCCTTTCTGGATGGTTCGGATCGGGCCGAGGCGCAGGTCATGATTGCGCCGCAGGAAGAGGTGGAGGCGTGGCTTGCCGCGCGCGGCTGGCATCTGGCGGAGTTGGAGCCGGGTGGGCCGGGGTCTGCCGTCTTGGAGGGCGAGGTGGCGGGGTTGGCCTCGGTCGCGGCGCGCAGGTTGGCGCGGGATTGGATGCAGGTGATGGCACGGGACGCGGCACGCGTGCCCTTGGAGGCTTTGGAAACCGAGGCGGACCCCGTTCGGCTTGCCGCAGCCTTGGGGGTGGAGGTGACGGTGGTTCTGCGCCGCATGGCGCTGTCACCGGGGTCGGAGGCGGGGCTTGCGCTGTGCGATGCCTCGGGGGCCTTGGTCCTGCGCAAACCCGCCGAAGGTTTTGCCTTTCCGCGCTTTGGGTCTGCCTGCCCGCTTTGGCCGCTTTATGCCGCGCTGGGGCGGACGGGAAGCCCGGTGGTGGCCGATCTGGTGGTGGCGGGGCGCGGGGGGCGGCGCTTTCGCGCGATTGCCCATTGCGCGATCCGTCATCCCGAAGGGTTGGGCGGTGTGGAATTGCGCGAGGCGGCGATGTTGGTGCAGCCTTTGCGGGGCAGCGTGGCGCTGGTCGGGGATATGGCCGGGGCGCAGGTCGTGGGGTCATCCTGCCGGGTCTGTGCGCGGGGCGATTGCCCGGCGCGGCGTGAGCCTTCGATCCTGACAGATGCGAGTATGGGTTGA
- a CDS encoding response regulator transcription factor has translation MTSHVLLIEDEPNIAEAIRFLLSREGCRVSTLHDGIGAAETVRAERPDLVILDLMLPGCSGLDVVEAIRAHPETGATPVMMLTAKGQGRDREAAERAGVTLFMTKPFSNAEMLASVRALVGK, from the coding sequence ATGACAAGCCATGTCCTGCTGATCGAGGACGAACCCAATATCGCCGAGGCGATCCGCTTTCTGCTGAGCCGCGAGGGATGCAGAGTTTCTACCCTGCATGACGGGATTGGTGCCGCGGAAACGGTGCGGGCGGAACGGCCTGATCTGGTGATCCTTGATCTGATGCTGCCGGGCTGTTCGGGCTTAGATGTGGTCGAGGCAATCCGCGCCCATCCAGAGACAGGGGCCACGCCGGTGATGATGCTGACCGCGAAGGGGCAGGGCCGCGACCGTGAGGCGGCGGAACGCGCGGGTGTGACGCTGTTCATGACGAAGCCCTTTTCGAATGCCGAAATGCTGGCCTCTGTCCGGGCACTTGTCGGGAAATGA
- a CDS encoding ATP-binding protein has protein sequence MPFNVLVLSCLAYVAFLFAVAFFAERRAAMGRVGWLRSPMIYTLSLSIYCTAWTFYGAVGYAARSGLEFLTIYLGPTLVFVGWWLLLRKLVRIGRQQRVTSIADLISSRFGKSNLLGIVVTLLAVVAATPYIALQLQSVTLSFAVFASETPEGWALPDSDATAIWVAAGLALFTILFGTRNLDANEQHHGVVLAIAVEAVVKLVALLAVGVFVVWGLAGGPADVFARIEASDLRDWPLEPGRWTGLIFVSAAAVICLPRMFQVMVVEGGEERHLARASWAFPFYLLLMSLFIVPIAVIGLERMPDGANPDMFVLTLPLSEGQGTLAMLAFLGGFSSATSMVIVESIALATMVSNHVVMPIWLKLRPKAALTGDVRRIVILSRRFAIVAVLTLGYLYYRMSGGSAALAAIGLIAFVGVAQVMPVLVGGMFWRGATKAGAVAGLVTGFVVWAYTLYLPSFGPDAALSAAVFAEGPAGIGWLRPEALFGVEGMDPLLHALVWSVALNTFAFCLFSVLTFPGPVERMQGAAFVNVFDAEAAGPKGWARGWAEPEPLLIMTQRILGEEAALALFAAEARAQGKEGYLPEPTPDFVADLERRLAGSVGAATAHAMISQLVGRATVSVEDLMAVANETAQIMEYSAKLEAQQAELTRTAQQLREANEKLTQLSVQKDAFLSQISHELRTPMTSIRAFSEILTEGDLPSEMVSHYGRIIHEEAIRLTRLLDDLLDLGVLENGSVQLNIGLANLQQLIDRALAAASHTRPERSFLILRDLPSENLFLRTDADRLVQVFINLISNARKYCNAAAPELRIVVRQRAGRVSVDFIDNGSGIPKESQRIIFEKFARLTDQTRAGGAGLGLAICREVMANLGGGVDYLPGQGGAAFRVTLPLRREKKAA, from the coding sequence ATGCCCTTCAACGTGCTTGTCCTGTCCTGTCTGGCCTATGTGGCCTTCTTGTTCGCGGTGGCCTTCTTTGCCGAACGGCGCGCGGCGATGGGGCGGGTGGGATGGCTGCGGTCGCCCATGATCTATACCCTGTCCCTGTCGATTTATTGCACGGCTTGGACGTTCTATGGCGCGGTCGGCTATGCGGCGCGGTCGGGGTTGGAGTTTCTGACGATCTATCTTGGCCCGACGCTGGTTTTCGTGGGCTGGTGGCTTTTGTTGCGCAAGCTTGTACGGATCGGGCGGCAGCAGCGGGTGACGTCGATTGCGGACCTGATTTCGTCACGCTTTGGCAAATCGAACCTTCTGGGGATCGTGGTCACGCTTTTGGCTGTTGTCGCGGCGACACCCTATATCGCGCTGCAATTGCAATCCGTGACGCTGTCCTTTGCCGTCTTTGCCAGTGAGACGCCCGAAGGCTGGGCGCTGCCCGACAGCGATGCAACGGCGATCTGGGTCGCGGCGGGGCTTGCGCTGTTCACCATCTTGTTCGGCACCCGCAATCTTGATGCCAATGAACAGCATCACGGCGTGGTGCTGGCCATCGCGGTGGAGGCGGTGGTCAAGCTGGTGGCGCTTCTGGCTGTGGGCGTCTTCGTCGTCTGGGGGCTGGCGGGCGGGCCTGCCGATGTATTCGCGCGGATCGAGGCGTCGGACCTGCGGGATTGGCCGCTGGAACCGGGGCGGTGGACGGGGCTGATCTTCGTCTCGGCGGCGGCGGTGATCTGCCTGCCGCGCATGTTTCAGGTCATGGTGGTGGAAGGGGGCGAGGAGCGCCACCTTGCCCGCGCAAGCTGGGCTTTTCCCTTTTATCTGTTGTTGATGAGCCTTTTCATCGTGCCCATTGCGGTGATCGGGTTGGAACGGATGCCCGATGGGGCGAACCCGGATATGTTTGTCCTGACGCTGCCCTTATCGGAAGGGCAGGGGACGCTGGCGATGCTGGCCTTCCTTGGCGGGTTTTCTTCGGCCACGTCGATGGTGATCGTGGAAAGCATCGCGCTGGCCACGATGGTTTCAAACCATGTTGTGATGCCCATCTGGCTGAAGCTGCGGCCCAAGGCGGCGCTGACGGGGGATGTGCGGCGGATCGTGATCTTGTCGCGCCGCTTTGCCATCGTGGCGGTGCTGACGCTTGGTTACCTCTATTACCGGATGTCGGGGGGATCGGCGGCGCTGGCGGCGATCGGGTTGATTGCCTTTGTCGGCGTGGCGCAGGTGATGCCTGTGTTGGTGGGCGGCATGTTCTGGCGCGGGGCCACCAAGGCAGGGGCCGTGGCGGGATTGGTCACGGGTTTCGTGGTCTGGGCCTATACGCTTTATCTGCCGTCCTTCGGGCCGGATGCGGCGCTGTCGGCGGCAGTCTTTGCCGAAGGCCCTGCGGGGATCGGCTGGCTGCGCCCAGAGGCCCTCTTTGGGGTGGAAGGGATGGACCCGCTTTTGCATGCGTTGGTCTGGTCTGTCGCGCTGAATACCTTTGCCTTTTGCCTGTTTTCCGTCCTCACCTTCCCCGGCCCGGTGGAGCGGATGCAGGGCGCGGCTTTCGTGAATGTCTTTGATGCCGAGGCGGCGGGGCCGAAGGGCTGGGCGCGCGGTTGGGCAGAGCCGGAGCCGCTGTTGATCATGACGCAGCGTATTCTTGGCGAGGAGGCGGCGCTGGCGCTTTTTGCCGCCGAGGCGCGGGCGCAGGGTAAGGAGGGGTATCTGCCCGAACCGACGCCGGATTTTGTGGCTGATCTGGAACGGCGGCTGGCCGGATCGGTGGGTGCCGCGACGGCCCATGCGATGATCAGCCAGCTGGTGGGGCGTGCGACCGTATCGGTTGAGGATCTGATGGCGGTGGCCAATGAAACCGCGCAGATCATGGAATATTCTGCCAAGCTTGAGGCGCAGCAGGCCGAACTGACCCGCACGGCCCAGCAATTGCGCGAGGCGAATGAGAAGCTCACCCAGCTTTCGGTGCAGAAGGATGCCTTCCTGAGCCAGATCAGCCATGAGCTGCGTACCCCCATGACATCGATCCGTGCGTTTTCCGAGATTTTGACCGAAGGCGATCTGCCATCCGAGATGGTGTCGCATTACGGACGGATCATTCATGAAGAAGCGATCCGGTTGACCCGGCTTTTGGATGATCTGCTGGATCTTGGTGTGTTGGAAAACGGGTCGGTTCAGCTGAATATCGGTTTGGCGAACCTTCAACAATTGATCGACCGGGCGCTGGCGGCGGCCAGTCATACTAGGCCGGAGCGCAGCTTTTTGATCCTGCGTGACCTTCCGTCCGAGAACCTGTTTTTGCGCACCGATGCCGACCGTCTGGTGCAGGTCTTCATCAACCTGATTTCCAATGCACGGAAATATTGCAACGCCGCCGCGCCGGAATTGCGGATCGTGGTGCGGCAGCGTGCCGGGCGCGTGTCTGTGGATTTCATCGACAACGGATCGGGCATCCCCAAGGAAAGCCAGCGCATCATTTTCGAGAAATTCGCCCGGCTGACCGATCAGACGCGCGCCGGGGGGGCGGGGCTTGGGCTTGCGATCTGCCGTGAGGTGATGGCCAATCTGGGTGGCGGGGTGGATTATCTGCCCGGACAGGGCGGTGCGGCCTTTCGCGTGACCCTACCTTTGCGTCGCGAAAAGAAGGCGGCCTAA
- a CDS encoding FliM/FliN family flagellar motor switch protein: MRQDAGMSLVRLKRGAEGAPDQAAIERVVALSLGRAGQDELGAPLRMAGLRQHRRVLAEIVETLPEPSLIFVLDDKAGEGLAAAVIDAALMAGMVEALTTGTVTAGEAMARRATRTDAALLAPVIDHALSALEVAATEARLAALARGFRFASVADGGRALSLLLEEGVYRLLEVTVDLAAGARQGQIWLALPEQRPSAIPQVADSASLRFRAELQAQVEGAQVRLDAVLHRLTLPLGQVMALQVGQAIALPRADVGRIAVEGLDGRHVATARLGRHGSLRALRLMGDAGEAAPSRAMDEDTMPLGARAGPLF; the protein is encoded by the coding sequence ATGAGGCAGGATGCAGGCATGTCATTGGTGCGGTTAAAACGCGGGGCTGAAGGCGCGCCGGATCAGGCGGCGATAGAACGGGTCGTGGCCCTTTCGCTGGGGCGGGCGGGGCAGGATGAACTGGGCGCGCCGCTTCGGATGGCGGGGCTGCGCCAGCATCGGCGTGTGCTGGCCGAGATTGTGGAAACCCTACCGGAACCGTCGCTGATCTTTGTCTTGGATGACAAGGCGGGCGAGGGGCTTGCCGCCGCAGTGATCGATGCGGCCCTGATGGCGGGGATGGTTGAGGCACTCACCACCGGGACTGTGACGGCGGGCGAGGCGATGGCAAGGCGCGCAACGCGAACGGATGCGGCGCTGCTTGCCCCCGTGATCGATCATGCGCTTTCAGCGCTGGAGGTGGCGGCGACGGAGGCGCGGCTCGCGGCGCTGGCGCGGGGGTTCCGCTTTGCCTCAGTGGCGGATGGCGGGCGGGCGCTGTCGCTTTTGCTGGAGGAAGGTGTTTATCGCCTGCTTGAGGTGACAGTCGATCTGGCCGCAGGCGCGCGGCAAGGGCAGATCTGGCTCGCGCTGCCCGAACAGCGCCCCTCGGCGATCCCGCAGGTTGCCGATAGCGCCAGCCTGCGCTTTCGGGCAGAGCTTCAGGCGCAGGTTGAAGGGGCTCAGGTGCGGCTGGACGCGGTGCTGCACCGGCTGACCTTGCCCTTGGGGCAGGTCATGGCCTTGCAGGTGGGGCAGGCTATTGCCCTGCCGCGGGCCGATGTTGGGCGGATTGCGGTCGAAGGGTTGGATGGTCGGCATGTGGCCACGGCACGGCTGGGCCGGCATGGCAGTCTGCGCGCCTTGCGACTTATGGGCGATGCAGGGGAGGCGGCGCCCTCTCGCGCCATGGACGAAGACACTATGCCCCTCGGCGCGCGGGCGGGGCCCTTGTTCTAG
- a CDS encoding TIGR01244 family sulfur transferase, whose translation MDIRALTPDYAVSPQIDPSDLPAIKAAGYVTIIDNRPDGEIPPDLHTDAMRQAAEALGLTFVANPVIGGALTMDNVTAQRAAIETSAGPVFAYCASGNRSSVVWALAHAAEMSADDLIGIPARFGYNLEHLRPTLESLSRR comes from the coding sequence ATGGACATCCGCGCCCTGACCCCGGACTATGCCGTATCGCCCCAGATCGACCCCAGCGATCTTCCCGCGATCAAGGCCGCCGGTTATGTCACGATCATCGACAACCGCCCGGATGGGGAAATCCCGCCCGATCTTCATACCGATGCGATGCGGCAGGCGGCCGAAGCGCTGGGTCTGACTTTCGTGGCCAACCCGGTGATCGGCGGCGCGCTGACGATGGACAATGTCACGGCACAGCGCGCGGCCATTGAGACAAGCGCGGGCCCGGTCTTTGCCTATTGCGCGTCGGGCAATCGATCCTCGGTCGTCTGGGCGCTGGCCCACGCGGCCGAGATGTCGGCAGATGACCTGATCGGCATTCCGGCCCGTTTCGGTTACAATCTGGAACATCTCCGTCCCACGCTTGAAAGCCTTTCTCGCCGCTAA
- a CDS encoding DUF6691 family protein, with product MQRNLFAALSGAIFGLGLLISGMTDTTKVHGWLDVFGNWDPTLAFVMGGAIIPMTIAWRIAARRRVAMLGTAMPLPQDSTVDAKLVLGSSLFGAGWGLAGLCPGPALASLGWGGWGGLLFLLAMVVGMVAAPAAKARIDRITQAA from the coding sequence ATGCAGCGCAACCTTTTCGCGGCCCTTTCGGGGGCGATCTTCGGCCTTGGCCTGCTAATTTCGGGGATGACCGACACCACAAAGGTGCATGGCTGGCTGGATGTCTTTGGCAACTGGGACCCGACGCTGGCCTTCGTGATGGGTGGCGCGATCATCCCCATGACCATCGCATGGCGCATCGCAGCACGGCGTCGGGTGGCAATGCTGGGGACCGCCATGCCGCTGCCACAAGACAGCACCGTGGATGCCAAGCTTGTTCTGGGGTCAAGCCTCTTTGGCGCGGGCTGGGGACTTGCGGGGCTTTGCCCGGGTCCGGCACTGGCGTCATTGGGATGGGGCGGTTGGGGCGGTCTCCTCTTCCTTCTTGCCATGGTCGTGGGTATGGTCGCGGCGCCCGCCGCAAAGGCGCGCATCGACCGGATCACGCAGGCGGCTTGA
- a CDS encoding TraR/DksA family transcriptional regulator, which translates to MTSLATRKTQLEARLADLRGRLAGIEAELDSHHSADWEELATEREGDEVLEGMGVSGQQEIRRIEAALQRLAEDEYGTCVRCGAKISEERLDALPYTPFCRNCAS; encoded by the coding sequence ATGACATCGCTTGCCACCAGAAAGACCCAGCTTGAGGCACGGCTTGCCGACCTGCGCGGGCGCTTGGCCGGAATTGAGGCGGAGCTTGATTCGCATCACTCGGCGGATTGGGAGGAGTTGGCTACCGAACGCGAGGGCGATGAGGTGCTGGAAGGTATGGGCGTGAGTGGCCAGCAAGAGATCCGCCGCATCGAAGCCGCCCTGCAACGCCTTGCAGAAGACGAGTACGGAACTTGCGTAAGATGCGGAGCAAAGATCAGCGAAGAGCGGCTGGATGCGCTGCCCTACACGCCCTTTTGCCGCAACTGCGCCAGTTAG